One genomic window of Tenacibaculum tangerinum includes the following:
- a CDS encoding patatin-like phospholipase family protein, which translates to MKELKSIALCFSGGGYRAACFSLGTLSLLEKVGLLENVKTISTVSGGTITGVKYAQSQIQQKDFQLFFSEYYEWLVKDELTSNALNHLRWPLIWNKPENKHKRKNPINAFAIEYNNFTEHETLGEVQDAISEGKTHLERVIFNATDFDSTHQFRFQNIKGNQKRFGNGRAHSKYKEVINDIKLGDIIAASTAFPGGFEPIGFSQDFTPKYKHLD; encoded by the coding sequence ATGAAAGAGTTGAAGTCCATCGCTTTGTGCTTTTCTGGAGGGGGATATAGAGCTGCTTGTTTTTCTCTAGGAACGTTGTCTTTACTAGAGAAAGTAGGTCTTTTAGAAAATGTTAAAACGATTTCTACTGTGTCTGGAGGAACTATTACAGGAGTTAAGTATGCACAGTCGCAAATTCAACAAAAAGATTTTCAACTATTTTTTAGTGAATATTATGAGTGGTTGGTTAAAGATGAGCTAACAAGCAATGCTCTAAACCATTTAAGGTGGCCGTTAATTTGGAATAAGCCAGAAAACAAACACAAACGAAAAAATCCAATAAATGCCTTTGCTATAGAATATAATAACTTTACAGAACACGAAACTTTGGGAGAAGTACAAGATGCCATTAGTGAAGGAAAAACACACTTAGAGCGAGTCATTTTTAATGCGACTGATTTTGATAGTACACATCAATTTAGATTTCAGAATATTAAAGGCAATCAAAAAAGATTTGGAAACGGAAGAGCTCATAGCAAGTATAAAGAAGTGATTAACGATATAAAGCTAGGAGATATCATAGCCGCTTCAACAGCCTTTCCTGGTGGATTTGAACCTATCGGGTTTTCGCAGGACTTTACCCCAAAATACAAGCATTTAGACTAA
- a CDS encoding M61 family metallopeptidase — protein sequence MNKSILTTAAIAALLLSSCNATKKTTNDLAVQTPIVTTLDLTKVDSDKVPVTINPGRFTVEKVTYRLPRVVQGTYSVSDFGKYVDSFKALDYEGNELEATKVDTNTWEITNAQKLDKVTYLVNDTFDIEATGGIGGETPFSPAGTNIESTNYVLNLHGFVGYFDSLKKNQYKLDVVAPTNFKRTSALQEVGTKTSDDGSTLTSSYFAPRYFDITDNPMFYGELDVEEFKVGDIKIVLSVYSPNKRHSAEKLKKVMEKMMQAQKAYLGSINSTARYDIYLYLSEGTEKSPKGFGALEHHTSTVVVLPEAMPDEALAKSMIDVVSHEFFHIVTPLSVHSEDVHYFDYNQPTFSKHLWMYEGITEYFATLFQVNQGLVTEDEFYSKIMGKIKTASSMNDTMSFTKMSENVLEEPYASQYYNVYQKGALIGMCIDILMREESNGNRGVLSLMKELSLEYGKNKPFEDDKLIEEITQMTYPSVGAFLNTHVVEGTPINYNDFFAKAGLALNESKVKTNYIQNNGTLIVRPDLATQTIRFTEAVNDNSFWAENGAQPNDIIKEVDGTMVTKETAQQIFTKMFMWQPGNKVEVKLERDGKEVVLNTTLTQSYTKGSSLKNNPNATQKQEELRKAWLKG from the coding sequence ATGAATAAAAGTATACTAACCACAGCAGCCATTGCAGCATTGTTATTATCAAGCTGTAATGCTACCAAAAAAACAACAAACGACTTAGCCGTTCAAACCCCAATTGTAACCACGTTAGACTTAACTAAAGTTGATAGCGATAAAGTACCGGTAACAATCAATCCAGGAAGGTTTACAGTCGAAAAAGTAACATACCGATTGCCGAGAGTAGTACAAGGAACCTATTCTGTAAGCGATTTTGGTAAATATGTCGATAGCTTTAAGGCTTTAGACTATGAAGGAAACGAATTAGAAGCGACAAAAGTTGATACCAATACTTGGGAAATCACCAATGCTCAAAAATTAGATAAGGTAACGTATTTAGTAAATGATACTTTTGATATAGAAGCCACTGGAGGAATTGGAGGAGAGACTCCATTTTCACCAGCAGGAACAAATATTGAGTCTACTAACTACGTGTTAAATCTTCATGGATTTGTAGGCTATTTTGATTCATTAAAAAAGAATCAATATAAGTTAGATGTAGTTGCGCCTACCAATTTTAAAAGAACTTCTGCACTGCAAGAAGTAGGAACAAAAACAAGCGACGACGGTTCAACACTAACTTCAAGCTATTTCGCACCACGTTATTTCGACATTACCGACAATCCTATGTTTTATGGAGAATTAGATGTTGAAGAATTTAAAGTAGGTGATATTAAAATTGTATTAAGTGTATACTCTCCAAACAAAAGACATTCAGCAGAAAAATTGAAAAAAGTTATGGAGAAAATGATGCAAGCACAAAAAGCATATTTAGGAAGTATTAATAGTACTGCTCGTTACGATATTTATTTATATTTATCTGAAGGAACTGAAAAATCACCTAAAGGATTTGGAGCGCTAGAGCACCATACATCAACTGTGGTAGTATTACCAGAAGCAATGCCAGATGAAGCATTGGCAAAAAGTATGATAGACGTAGTGTCTCACGAGTTTTTTCATATCGTAACGCCGTTAAGCGTACACTCAGAAGACGTACATTACTTCGATTACAACCAGCCAACATTTTCGAAACACTTATGGATGTATGAAGGAATTACAGAATACTTCGCTACCTTATTTCAAGTAAACCAAGGTTTGGTAACAGAAGATGAATTTTACAGCAAAATTATGGGTAAAATTAAAACAGCATCTTCTATGAACGACACGATGAGTTTTACTAAAATGAGTGAAAATGTGTTAGAAGAACCGTATGCTTCTCAGTACTATAATGTGTATCAAAAAGGGGCCTTAATAGGTATGTGTATTGATATTTTAATGCGTGAAGAAAGCAATGGAAATAGAGGGGTATTGTCATTAATGAAAGAACTTTCATTAGAGTACGGAAAAAATAAACCTTTTGAAGATGATAAACTAATTGAAGAAATTACACAAATGACCTACCCATCGGTTGGAGCGTTTTTAAACACACACGTAGTAGAAGGAACTCCCATTAATTACAATGATTTTTTTGCTAAAGCAGGATTAGCGCTAAATGAATCAAAAGTAAAAACAAATTATATTCAAAATAATGGAACACTCATTGTTCGACCCGACCTAGCTACACAAACGATTCGATTTACAGAAGCAGTAAACGACAATAGTTTTTGGGCTGAAAATGGAGCGCAGCCCAACGATATAATCAAAGAAGTAGATGGGACAATGGTAACAAAAGAAACTGCACAACAAATTTTCACGAAAATGTTTATGTGGCAGCCTGGAAACAAAGTTGAGGTAAAATTAGAGAGAGACGGTAAAGAGGTAGTTCTTAACACAACACTAACTCAATCATATACAAAAGGAAGTAGTTTAAAAAATAACCCGAACGCAACACAAAAACAAGAAGAACTAAGAAAGGCTTGGTTAAAAGGGTAA
- the pdxA gene encoding 4-hydroxythreonine-4-phosphate dehydrogenase PdxA: MDKANKIIVGISVGDINGIGIEIILKTFQDKRMLEFCTPVLFASNKLISFHKKALKVNTSIHGITSIDKLIHGKVNLLNSWTEEVKIDLGKTTEDGGKFALKSLQEAVNALQKKQIDLVLTAPINKENIQSEEFKFPGHTEYLEDNFDGKSLMILMTDELRIGLITGHIPISKVAETITPELIKSKVEIMHTSLQQDFNINKPKIAVLGLNPHCGDNGIIGTEDDEIIRPTIEEIKESGKLVFGPYAADGFFGSKTYKQFDGVLAMYHDQGLAPFKALSFGNGVNFTAGLSIVRTSPDHGTGFDIAGKNKANFTSFKEALFTSLQIFKNRKEYQELTKNALKAK, encoded by the coding sequence ATGGACAAAGCAAACAAAATTATTGTTGGAATTTCTGTTGGAGATATTAACGGAATTGGTATTGAAATTATTTTAAAAACATTTCAAGACAAACGAATGCTGGAGTTTTGTACGCCTGTTTTATTTGCCTCTAACAAGTTAATTTCCTTTCATAAAAAAGCTTTGAAAGTTAATACAAGTATTCATGGAATTACTTCTATAGATAAACTCATACATGGTAAAGTTAATTTATTAAATAGCTGGACAGAGGAGGTAAAAATTGATTTAGGCAAAACTACTGAAGATGGCGGAAAATTTGCCTTGAAATCGTTACAAGAAGCAGTTAACGCTTTACAAAAAAAACAAATAGACCTCGTTCTTACTGCACCAATTAACAAAGAAAATATTCAATCAGAAGAATTCAAATTTCCTGGTCACACCGAATATTTAGAAGATAACTTCGATGGAAAAAGTTTGATGATTTTGATGACGGATGAATTACGTATCGGATTGATAACTGGTCATATTCCAATTTCTAAAGTCGCAGAAACCATTACTCCAGAACTTATAAAATCTAAAGTTGAAATAATGCACACTTCATTGCAACAAGATTTTAATATTAATAAGCCGAAAATAGCGGTGCTAGGTTTAAATCCACATTGTGGCGATAATGGTATAATAGGTACTGAAGATGACGAAATTATTCGCCCAACAATCGAAGAAATTAAAGAATCAGGTAAATTAGTTTTTGGTCCGTATGCTGCCGATGGTTTTTTTGGTTCTAAAACTTATAAACAATTTGACGGAGTTTTGGCGATGTATCACGACCAAGGGTTAGCCCCTTTTAAAGCTTTATCGTTTGGAAACGGTGTGAACTTCACCGCTGGTTTAAGCATCGTAAGAACTTCTCCAGACCACGGAACAGGTTTTGATATTGCTGGCAAAAATAAAGCCAACTTTACCTCATTTAAAGAAGCCTTATTTACCTCATTACAAATATTTAAGAACCGAAAAGAGTATCAAGAACTTACAAAAAACGCATTAAAGGCAAAATAG
- a CDS encoding DUF4097 family beta strand repeat-containing protein, which yields MKKAVLLFFLISSSFLFCQEKIVQKRNIEANELQIVTYGLDDIVIENSEGNELEVALLDENPHTHNIFLTQEGKVLKVTFELETLPFQNKVFRKYITKRLERARAVIKVPKNKHVTIHGRAIGITSKSYHGDISIYIERGNIELNTVEGNLHVSLFQGNVFAQATSKSKLHLKTNNGTILINGEKKISPFLKEKPYASETLTINSIHANIHIQLK from the coding sequence ATGAAAAAAGCAGTGCTTTTATTCTTTTTAATCAGTAGTTCGTTTCTTTTTTGTCAAGAAAAAATAGTACAAAAAAGAAACATAGAAGCAAATGAACTACAAATCGTTACCTACGGATTGGATGATATCGTCATTGAAAATTCTGAAGGTAATGAGCTAGAAGTTGCTTTACTTGATGAAAACCCGCATACGCACAATATATTTTTAACACAAGAAGGTAAGGTTCTAAAAGTAACATTCGAGCTAGAGACTTTGCCGTTTCAAAACAAGGTTTTTAGAAAATACATAACAAAAAGATTAGAAAGAGCGAGGGCGGTTATAAAAGTTCCAAAAAATAAACATGTAACCATTCACGGTAGAGCAATTGGGATAACTTCAAAAAGTTATCATGGAGATATAAGTATTTATATTGAAAGAGGAAATATAGAGTTAAATACTGTTGAAGGAAACTTACATGTGAGTCTTTTTCAAGGAAATGTTTTTGCACAAGCAACCTCCAAAAGCAAGTTACATTTAAAAACCAATAACGGAACTATTCTTATAAATGGAGAGAAAAAAATATCTCCGTTTTTAAAAGAAAAACCCTATGCATCTGAAACACTTACGATAAACTCAATACACGCAAACATTCACATTCAACTAAAATAA
- a CDS encoding YceD family protein, with the protein MKDLKKFNIPFVGLKEGSHLFEYQIDKTFFEAFQFDEFDNANVKVNITLVKKSTLLELAFNINGTVTVPCDITNELFDLPINGKLDLVVKFGPEFNDEHDEILILPHEAYQVNVAQYIYELIVLSVPSKRIHPNVIDGTMQSDALKKLEELKINEEKTVEKTATDPRWDKLKDLLTDK; encoded by the coding sequence ATGAAAGACTTAAAAAAATTCAACATACCTTTTGTAGGTTTAAAAGAAGGAAGTCATTTGTTTGAATATCAAATTGACAAAACGTTCTTTGAAGCATTTCAGTTCGACGAATTTGATAACGCTAACGTAAAAGTTAACATTACATTGGTTAAAAAAAGCACTTTATTAGAGCTTGCTTTTAACATAAACGGAACAGTTACTGTTCCTTGTGACATTACCAATGAGTTATTCGACTTACCAATTAATGGTAAGTTAGATTTGGTTGTTAAGTTCGGACCTGAGTTTAATGATGAACACGATGAAATTTTGATACTTCCACACGAAGCCTATCAAGTAAATGTAGCTCAATATATATATGAGTTAATTGTGTTATCGGTACCAAGCAAGAGAATACATCCAAATGTTATTGATGGTACGATGCAATCGGATGCTTTAAAAAAATTAGAAGAATTAAAAATAAACGAAGAAAAAACTGTTGAAAAAACAGCAACAGACCCTAGATGGGATAAATTAAAGGATTTACTAACAGATAAATAA
- a CDS encoding lipoprotein signal peptidase — protein MSKKNIAILTVILAILIDQISKIYVKTHFQLGEEVVVFHDWFKIHFTENNGMAWGFEFGGKAGKLFLTLFRVVAVTGIVYWLWQSIKRKAHTAVIIAISLILAGAVGNIIDSVFYGVIFDTSYHNVATLFSDNPYGELFYGKVVDMLYFPIYEGENFTFFNAIFNGADSWITIGVALLFIFNKQAFPKEEKEPK, from the coding sequence ATGTCTAAAAAAAACATCGCAATACTTACCGTAATTTTGGCAATACTAATTGATCAAATTAGCAAAATATATGTCAAGACACATTTTCAGTTAGGAGAAGAAGTTGTTGTTTTTCACGATTGGTTCAAAATTCATTTTACTGAAAACAACGGAATGGCGTGGGGATTTGAATTTGGGGGTAAAGCAGGTAAATTATTTTTAACTTTATTTAGAGTCGTTGCAGTTACAGGTATAGTGTATTGGTTGTGGCAATCGATCAAGCGAAAAGCACACACAGCTGTTATTATTGCGATATCATTAATTTTAGCAGGGGCAGTAGGTAATATTATCGATTCTGTTTTTTACGGGGTTATTTTCGATACTTCGTACCATAATGTAGCTACTCTTTTTTCTGATAATCCTTATGGAGAGCTGTTTTATGGAAAAGTAGTAGATATGTTGTATTTTCCTATTTATGAAGGAGAAAATTTTACGTTTTTCAATGCTATTTTTAACGGTGCAGATTCTTGGATTACCATAGGAGTTGCATTGTTGTTTATCTTTAACAAACAAGCATTTCCGAAGGAAGAAAAAGAACCTAAATAG
- a CDS encoding TraR/DksA family transcriptional regulator, protein MDDVKIRYSDSDLQEFKGIILKKIEKAEEDLKLLQASYKNGSDNGTDDTSPQFKSFEEGSDTMAKEANMQLAIRQEKFIRDLKNALIRIENKTYGICRVTGKLIQKERLKLVPHATLSIEAKRNQ, encoded by the coding sequence ATGGATGATGTTAAGATAAGATATTCAGATAGTGATTTACAAGAGTTTAAAGGAATCATTTTAAAGAAGATAGAAAAGGCAGAAGAAGATTTAAAACTGTTACAAGCATCGTATAAAAACGGTTCAGATAACGGAACAGACGATACTTCTCCTCAATTCAAATCGTTCGAAGAAGGGTCTGATACAATGGCAAAAGAAGCAAATATGCAATTAGCCATCCGTCAAGAAAAGTTTATCAGAGATTTAAAGAATGCTTTGATTCGTATTGAAAATAAAACATACGGTATTTGCAGAGTTACGGGTAAATTAATACAAAAAGAACGTTTAAAGTTAGTGCCTCATGCTACGTTAAGTATCGAAGCAAAACGAAACCAGTAA
- a CDS encoding DUF4230 domain-containing protein produces MSKLVVSEGNFSEMYSFTDARKYFYGYFTFEKKAMLSVNAKVEVGYDLSKLDVQVDSINKQIIINKIPEEEIVISPDIKYFDLQQSQFNTFSKQELNKLNAKAIEKIKSTITVSRLQKDAKTRLFEELSKIYQLSKIYNWKVVDNTGSDIIEPLEFKD; encoded by the coding sequence TTGAGTAAACTAGTAGTTTCTGAAGGGAATTTTTCTGAAATGTATAGCTTTACAGACGCTAGAAAATACTTTTACGGCTACTTTACTTTCGAAAAAAAAGCAATGCTTTCTGTAAATGCTAAGGTAGAAGTTGGGTATGACTTGTCTAAATTAGATGTTCAAGTAGATAGCATTAACAAGCAAATAATTATAAACAAAATTCCAGAAGAAGAAATCGTTATATCTCCAGATATTAAGTATTTCGACTTACAGCAGAGCCAGTTCAATACGTTCTCTAAACAAGAATTGAATAAACTCAATGCTAAAGCCATCGAAAAGATAAAATCTACCATAACCGTATCTCGCTTACAAAAAGACGCAAAAACACGTTTATTTGAAGAATTATCAAAGATATATCAGCTTTCTAAGATTTACAATTGGAAAGTGGTAGATAACACGGGTTCAGATATCATTGAACCGTTAGAGTTTAAAGATTAG
- a CDS encoding riboflavin synthase yields MFTGIIETLGVVVKIEREKENVHLTIKSTITNELKIDQSVAHNGVCLTVVALDKDEYTVTAIKETLDKTNIGELQVGDEVNLERAMKLGARLDGHIVQGHVDRTAVCTNVEGAEGSTVFTFSYDFDGSNVTIEKGSITVNGVSLTVVNSKKDAFSVAIIPYTFMHTNFKNLHTGCKVNLEFDVIGKYIARLYGLKE; encoded by the coding sequence ATGTTTACTGGAATTATAGAAACTCTTGGAGTAGTTGTTAAAATTGAGCGAGAAAAGGAGAATGTACACCTTACAATTAAAAGCACTATAACAAATGAGTTAAAGATAGATCAAAGCGTAGCGCACAATGGGGTATGCTTAACCGTTGTGGCACTTGATAAAGATGAATATACTGTTACGGCTATTAAAGAAACTCTTGATAAAACCAATATAGGGGAGTTACAAGTAGGCGACGAAGTGAATTTAGAAAGAGCCATGAAGTTAGGGGCTCGATTAGATGGACATATTGTACAAGGGCATGTAGATAGAACGGCTGTATGTACCAACGTTGAAGGTGCTGAAGGTAGTACGGTATTTACATTTTCGTACGATTTTGACGGAAGTAATGTAACGATTGAAAAAGGCTCGATAACAGTGAATGGAGTGAGTTTAACCGTAGTCAACTCTAAAAAAGATGCGTTTAGTGTAGCGATTATTCCCTATACTTTTATGCATACGAACTTTAAGAATTTGCATACAGGTTGTAAAGTAAACCTAGAGTTTGATGTAATTGGTAAATATATAGCCAGACTTTATGGGTTAAAAGAATAA
- the rpmF gene encoding 50S ribosomal protein L32 has product MAHPKRKISKTRRDKRRTHYKASVPQIAVDPTTGEAHLYHRAHWHEGKLYYRGQVVLESAAAEA; this is encoded by the coding sequence ATGGCACATCCAAAGAGAAAAATATCTAAAACTAGAAGAGATAAAAGAAGAACTCATTATAAAGCTTCTGTACCTCAAATAGCCGTTGATCCTACAACTGGAGAAGCTCATTTATACCACAGAGCGCACTGGCATGAAGGAAAATTGTATTACAGAGGTCAGGTAGTATTAGAAAGTGCTGCAGCTGAGGCTTAA
- a CDS encoding BTB/POZ domain-containing protein translates to MLDIEKIKKYSIEELIEYIYNNNINKDAFIKAYGKNSLTRKLPFNEGSVDTLF, encoded by the coding sequence ATGTTAGATATTGAAAAAATAAAAAAATACTCAATTGAAGAACTCATAGAGTATATTTATAATAATAATATAAATAAAGATGCATTTATCAAAGCTTATGGTAAAAACTCTTTAACCAGAAAATTACCTTTTAATGAAGGTTCTGTAGATACTTTGTTTTAA